The following coding sequences are from one Microtus pennsylvanicus isolate mMicPen1 chromosome 1, mMicPen1.hap1, whole genome shotgun sequence window:
- the LOC142834004 gene encoding olfactory receptor 8H1-like, with translation MNTWNYTHKPDFILMGLTDSKEIQLVISVIFLLIYLLTVLGNIGMILIIRLDVQLHTPMYFFLTHLSFLDLSYSTAITPKTLENLLTSSKNISYVGCFTQMYFFVLLAATECFLLSSMAYDRYVAICNPLHYSVVMSSRFCSTLLGGSYVLGALDATVNMLCMATLDFCNSNVIQDFFCDTSPLIALSCSNTDDIEFIIFIFAGCTLLMSLITISASYMSILSTILKINSTLGKQKAFSTCASHILAVTIFYGTMIFTHLKSNKSFSLGKDQVASVFYTIVSPMLNPLIYSLRNKEVKCAVSRVMKKRERTLDT, from the coding sequence ATGAATACCTGGAATTATACACATAAGCCTGATTTCATCCTCATGGGGCTGACAGATTCCAAGGAGATCCAGCTGGTCATCTCTGTGATTTTTCTCCTGATATACCTGCTCACTGTGCTGGGGAACATAGGCATGATACTGATCATTCGCCTAGATGTCCAACTTCACACTCCGATGTATTTCTTTCTCACCCACCTGTCATTCCTTGACCTCAGTTACTCAACTGCCATCACACCTAAAACCTTAGAGAACCTGCTGACTTCTTCTAAGAATATTTCCTACGTGGGCTGCTTCACTCAAATGTACTTTTTCGTCCTTTTGGCCGCTACTGAGtgtttccttctgtcttccatggCCTATGATCGGTACGTAGCTATCTGTAACCCTCTGCACTATTCAGTCGTTATGTCCAGTCGATTCTGCAGTACCCTTCTTGGTGGGTCATATGTGCTTGGAGCTCTGGATGCCACTGTCAATATGTTATGTATGGCTACATTGGATTTCTGCAACTCTAATGTCATCCAGGACTTTTTTTGTGACACATCCCCACTTATAGCCCTGTCTTGCAGCAACACAGATGATATTGAATTCATTATATTCATTTTTGCTGGTTGCACTCTATTGATGTCCCTTATCACAATATCTGCATCTTACATGTCCATTCTTTCTACTATTTTGAAGATCAATTCCActttaggaaaacaaaaagcCTTCTCAACTTGTGCCTCTCATATCCTGGCAGTCACCATATTTTATGGGACCATGATCTTCACTCATTTAAAGTCAAATAAGTCTTTCTCTTTGGGAAAGGATCAAGTGGCTTCTGTGTTTTACACCATTGTAAGCCCCATGCTGAACCCACTCATTTATAGTCTTCGGAACAAAGAAGTAAAGTGTGCTGTCAGTAGAGttatgaagaagagagagagaactctggacACCTAA